A single region of the Podospora pseudopauciseta strain CBS 411.78 chromosome 1, whole genome shotgun sequence genome encodes:
- the WDR6 gene encoding WD repeat-containing protein 6 (EggNog:ENOG503NVGF; COG:S) — MSQTSTPHPRTQLQQSFVLSPITALEIYHVESNSSYLLAGEDTWLRIYEVATSRLVSQLRVFNSQPIHGIHAWKSEDGTPTTEGGFLIWGGQSVMVLPPSSVASLIQGTAPTELPTEFQTPDWIYDGILFSCNGETLGALVTAHNEIVTLKLSSDGNLLELGPVVSPSRPILYSANLTFLGDNIILVAGGTVFGEIIVWKFYLDSCRPSQWEVLYVFGGHEGSIFGVTISPELELSPGSKFRLLASCSDDRTIRIWDITNRHLVVGENGMEIDSKALGEARETGFGGNSEVKEENKNDSTRCVAVAMGHLSRIWHVKFGEYTSRSNGPINVYSFGEDTTRQKWELSLDLTGSEGPKGALKHRTTDGCHNGKNIWSAAVSNREGRASIIATGGADGKIVVSGGLSNSASEGGFEDFDLNLSFDDVLEHIQKNPETSLMSLLPKGDPRQAFQKYAFLSDSRMVSTTSPGRIFMADIQGKPKWREVQLPAEVVADLRSYNVMKTVAADTVVLGSAAGNVYVLQSEKPIRSVGQLPGKIQDILPLVAADAQNWQAVITVLGADRAYILSFNASTNEPSFGDVTLSLKENYIPTAAARVGSVIMLGSRVGFVTSYPNSGDKTDVLFPGCSYRDPKTKDAITAIVPLPGCSREFLTTCRDGIYRMYTLRADNRTFSLRHEISPPMGMIEGAWFTTAENPELILHGFKGKQFIYYNATTSAVLASLECGDAHRSFAIISALTNPNALRLVFTKSSHLRFYSQSSTFLRTIKEGGHGREIRAVACSSSFKYIATAAEDTVIRIWTPSPTGQAFKCLATLEKHSSGIQSLQWKGDSTLVSCGGSEELFIWDITRLESDYETIAVKCEAVWNFQSKDKDLRIMAFSWSTNYIGEYHNEFAIALSNSTIQTYAYGERTQEFEFGSEAKYTGACPTQLRFLSNGDILVASTDGHIAIWTRPDLNIDPDVGHANNSPLGLKLLLKVHQSSIKSLDVVDLEDCHYLISTGGDDNALVITDLRVEENDVKYVVSGRYRVSSAHGAAVTGLKIVRDDTDMIEVVTVSNDQRIKLWRAVPGEGGQGMKISLQDNRYSGIADVGDVEVIESGKMLVGGVGMEVWDFNPFKWL, encoded by the coding sequence AGTTACCCACCGAGTTTCAAACGCCAGACTGGATCTACGATGGCATCCTCTTCTCTTGCAACGGCGAGACTCTGGGCGCGCTAGTCACCGCTCATAACGAAATTGTCACTCTAAAACTCAGTTCAGACGGAAACCTCCTCGAGCTAGGGCCTGTGGTGTCGCCATCGAGGCCCATCCTGTATTCTGCGAACCTCACGTTTCTGGGcgacaacatcatcctcgtAGCAGGCGGCACAGTATTCGGGGAGATTATTGTCTGGAAATTCTACCTGGACTCTTGCAGGCCGTCTCAATGGGAGGTGCTATACGTGTTTGGTGGACACGAAGGGTCGATTTTCGGTGTTACTATATCACCAGAGCTCGAATTAAGCCCTGGGTCAAAGTTCAGGCTACTGGCAAGCTGCAGTGACGATAGGACGATAAGGATATGGGACATTACTAATCGACATCTCGTTGTCGGGGAAAATGGAATGGAAATAGATTCCAAAGCCCTTGGGGAAGCGAGAGAGACCGGTTTTGGTGGTAACTCGGaagtgaaggaggagaaCAAAAACGACTCAACGAGATGTGTGGCAGTTGCCATGGGACATTTGTCAAGGATATGGCATGTCAAGTTTGGGGAATACACATCGAGATCAAATGGTCCCATTAATGTGTACTCATTCGGCGAGGATACTACAAGACAAAAATGGGAGTTGAGTCTTGACTTGACTGGGTCGGAAGGGCCAAAGGGGGCTTTGAAGCACCGCACGACTGACGGTTGCCATAACGGCAAGAATATTTGGTCCGCTGCTGTCTCTAATAGGGAGGGACGGGCTTCCATAATAGCCACTGGCGGAGCGGATGGAAAGATTGTTGTTTCTGGGGGTTTGTCAAATTCAGCCTCCGAGGGTGGCTTTGAGGATTTTGATCTCAATCTTTCTTTTGATGACGTTCTTGAACACATTCAAAAGAACCCAGAGACTTCCTTAATGAGCCTTCTGCCGAAAGGAGACCCCAGGCAAGCCTTTCAAAAGTACGCCTTCCTGTCGGATTCCAGGATGGTTTCAACCACATCTCCCGGGAGGATATTCATGGCTGATATCCAAGGTAAACCAAAATGGAGGGAGGTACAGCTGCCTGCTGAGGTTGTGGCTGATTTGAGGTCCTACAATGTTATGAAGACCGTGGCTGCGGACACAGTTGTTCTCGGCAGCGCAGCTGGAAATGTCTATGTCTTGCAAAGCGAAAAGCCAATCCGCTCTGTTGGACAATTGCCGGGAAAGATTCAGGATATTCTGCCGCTTGTGGCCGCCGATGCTCAGAACTGGCAGGCAGTCATCACGGTGCTGGGTGCCGACCGCGCTTATATTCTCAGTTTCAACGCTTCAACAAACGAACCAAGCTTTGGCGATGTTACCCTCTCTCTAAAGGAAAACTACATCCCTACAGCGGCAGCTCGAGTTGGTTCAGTTATTATGCTGGGGTCTCGCGTGGGTTTCGTCACCTCCTATCCCAACTCGGGAGACAAAACCGATGTCCTCTTCCCAGGGTGCTCCTACCGGGATCCCAAAACCAAAGACGCCATTACCGCCATTGTGCCTTTGCCTGGATGTTCCCGCGAGTTTCTTACCACATGTCGGGACGGAATATACCGCATGTACACCCTTAGGGCGGACAATCGTACCTTTAGTCTCCGGCATGAAATCTCACCGCCAATGGGCATGATCGAGGGTGCTTGGTTCACCACAGCCGAGAACCCGGAACTCATCCTCCATGGATTCAAAGGAAAACAGTTCATCTACTACAATGCTACAACATCCGCCGTCCTAGCATCCCTTGAATGCGGCGACGCCCACCGCTCCTTCGCCATTATCTCCGCCTTGACGAACCCCAACGCCCTTCGCCTGGTTTTCACTAAATCCTCTCATCTCCGCTTCTACTCAcaatcctccaccttcctcaGAACCATCAAAGAAGGCGGTCATGGTAGAGAAATCCGTGCTGTAGCGTGCAGCTCCTCGTTCAAGTACAtcgccacagcagcagaagacACCGTGATCCGCATCTGGACACCCTCGCCAACCGGACAAGCTTTCAAGTGTCTTGCCACGCTAGAGAAGCACTCCTCCGGCATCCAGTCCCTCCAGTGGAAGGGTGACAGCACCCTCGTTAGCTGCGGCGGAAGCGAGGAGCTCTTCATATGGGACATCACCCGTCTCGAATCAGACTATGAGACCATCGCTGTTAAATGCGAAGCTGTCTGGAACTTCCAAAGCAAGGACAAAGACCTGCGGATCATGGCCTTTTCCTGGTCAACCAACTACATCGGGGAGTACCACAACGAGTTTGCGATTGCGCTTTCCAACTCCACCATCCAGACGTATGCCTATGGCGAAAGGACTCAGGAATTCGAGTTTGGCAGCGAGGCGAAATATACGGGCGCTTGTCCGACGCAGTTGCGATTCTTGTCTAATGGAGACATCCTGGTGGCGTCTACCGACGGCCACATCGCCATCTGGACACGTCCAGACCTGAACATAGACCCGGATGTTGGGCACGCGAATAACTCGCCGCTggggttgaagttgttgttgaaggtgCATCAGAGTAGTATCAAGTCTCTTGATGTAGTTGATCTGGAAGACTGTCACTATCTTATCTCCACGGGTGGAGACGATAACGCTCTTGTCATCACTGAtttgagggtggaggagaatgATGTGAAGTATGTGGTGAGTGGGCGGTACAGGGTGTCTTCTGCTCACGGCGCGGCTGTGACGGGGTTGAAGATTGTGAGGGATGATACGGATATGATTGAGGTGGTGACGGTGAGCAATGACCAGAGGATCAAGCTTTGGAGAGCGGTACCAGGAGAGGGCGGACAGGGGATGAAGATATCACTGCAGGATAATAGGTACAGTGGGATAGCTGATgtgggggatgtggaggttATCGAGTCAGGGAAGAtgctggtgggtggtgttggcatGGAGGTTTGGGATTTTAACCCGTTCAAGTGGCTATGA